From a region of the Drosophila gunungcola strain Sukarami chromosome X unlocalized genomic scaffold, Dgunungcola_SK_2 000039F, whole genome shotgun sequence genome:
- the LOC128260791 gene encoding uncharacterized protein LOC128260791 has translation MLNQSFILILILLVAVCCFSAELPGNAYLPPLKNNHPVPDENPLVDNGFLYDTDQDPFERYAPIFVDYPGVHQLLRQQQEYALDLPF, from the coding sequence ATGTTGAACCAATCTTTtatcctgatcctgatcctgctGGTTGCAGTCTGTTGTTTCTCGGCGGAATTGCCTGGAAATGCCTATTTGCCACCACTTAAGAACAATCACCCAGTTCCAGATGAAAACCCACTGGTCGACAATGGATTCCTCTACGATACCGACCAGGATCCATTTGAGAGGTATGCCCCCATCTTTGTGGACTATCCGGGAGTTCATCAACTTCTGAGGCAGCAACAGGAATACGCTTTGGATTTACCCTTCTAA